In uncultured delta proteobacterium, the following proteins share a genomic window:
- a CDS encoding Urea amidolyase related protein, which translates to MAMHIEEPGMFTLVQDLGRWGHQSEGVTVSDPMDGFSLRIGNAMLGNDENAAALEILMYGPEAVFKKACCIVATGGDLGLTINGAPAEAWKVHAVAAGDRISLSGVTGDGCRAYLCVSGGIDVPPVMGSRATYPKAGLGGHKGRALQMGDVLPLGNAKPGWEKAAGFACPEEFRVTRHRDEPLYTMDGPQVDAFSEEGIATFYGQPYTVTDEIDRMGYRLEGPEIARVKGADIISDGIAFGAVQVPGSGKPIVMLSDRQTTGGYTKIAVVSSWSVAQLAQKLPGETVRFKKVTEKEAVDLLRRFEDNLRVLRDKRAAHIAK; encoded by the coding sequence ATGGCAATGCATATCGAAGAACCGGGGATGTTTACCCTTGTGCAGGACCTCGGCCGCTGGGGCCACCAGTCGGAAGGCGTCACCGTATCCGACCCCATGGACGGCTTTTCGCTCCGCATCGGCAACGCCATGCTGGGCAACGATGAAAACGCCGCCGCCCTGGAAATCCTCATGTACGGCCCGGAGGCGGTTTTCAAAAAAGCCTGCTGCATCGTGGCCACCGGCGGCGATCTTGGCCTGACCATCAACGGCGCCCCGGCGGAAGCCTGGAAAGTGCATGCCGTTGCGGCGGGGGACCGTATTTCGCTCAGCGGCGTCACCGGCGACGGGTGTCGGGCCTACCTTTGCGTCAGCGGCGGCATCGACGTCCCGCCCGTGATGGGCAGCCGCGCCACCTATCCCAAAGCCGGTCTGGGCGGCCATAAGGGGCGCGCGCTCCAGATGGGCGACGTTCTGCCGCTGGGGAACGCCAAGCCGGGCTGGGAAAAGGCCGCGGGGTTCGCGTGCCCGGAAGAGTTCCGGGTAACCCGCCACAGGGACGAGCCGCTCTATACCATGGACGGCCCGCAGGTGGACGCCTTTTCGGAGGAGGGCATCGCCACCTTCTACGGCCAGCCGTATACCGTGACGGACGAAATAGACCGTATGGGCTACCGGCTTGAAGGGCCGGAAATCGCGCGGGTCAAAGGCGCGGATATCATTTCGGACGGCATCGCCTTTGGGGCGGTTCAGGTCCCCGGCAGCGGCAAGCCCATCGTCATGCTTTCCGACCGGCAGACCACCGGCGGGTATACCAAAATAGCCGTGGTCAGCAGTTGGTCCGTCGCGCAGCTCGCCCAGAAACTTCCGGGCGAAACCGTGCGGTTCAAAAAAGTTACGGAAAAGGAAGCCGTCGACCTGTTGCGGCGGTTCGAGGACAACCTGCGCGTTCTGCGCGACAAACGCGCGGCGCATATCGCGAAATAG
- the ybgL gene encoding putative lactam utilization protein, UPF0271 family (Evidence 3 : Function proposed based on presence of conserved amino acid motif, structural feature or limited homology; PubMedId : 1729609; Product type pe : putative enzyme) — translation MSTIRIDMNSDLGEGFSSWSMGDDAAVLKSVSSANVACGFHAGDPQIMRKTVALCKGSNVAVGAHVSYPDLQGFGRRNMACSADEVYTDCLYQIGALQAFCAAQGLTLQHVKPHGALYNQAAKDKVLADAIAAAVKDAGKGLILMGLPNTESEKAARAAGLTFAAEGFADRAYMKDGSLMPRSQAGSVIHDVNEVARRVVQMVTKGTVIAGDGTEVSFKPDTICLHGDTKEAVEMAAAVRKALEAAGVVITPLKEILAK, via the coding sequence ATGAGCACGATACGCATTGATATGAACAGCGACCTTGGGGAGGGCTTCAGCTCCTGGTCCATGGGCGATGACGCCGCGGTGCTTAAATCCGTTTCCTCGGCCAACGTGGCCTGCGGCTTCCATGCCGGGGACCCGCAGATTATGCGCAAAACCGTTGCGCTGTGTAAAGGCTCCAACGTGGCCGTGGGCGCGCACGTCTCCTACCCGGACCTTCAGGGGTTCGGCCGCCGGAACATGGCCTGTTCCGCCGATGAAGTCTATACCGACTGCCTGTACCAGATCGGCGCTCTGCAAGCTTTTTGCGCCGCGCAGGGGCTGACGCTGCAGCACGTGAAACCCCACGGCGCCCTGTACAACCAGGCCGCGAAAGACAAGGTATTGGCCGACGCCATCGCGGCCGCCGTCAAGGATGCGGGCAAAGGCCTCATCCTCATGGGCCTGCCCAATACGGAATCCGAAAAAGCCGCCAGGGCGGCCGGGCTTACCTTCGCCGCCGAAGGGTTCGCCGACAGGGCCTACATGAAGGACGGCTCTTTGATGCCTCGGTCCCAGGCGGGCTCGGTCATCCATGACGTCAACGAGGTCGCCCGGCGCGTCGTGCAGATGGTGACGAAAGGAACGGTCATCGCGGGCGACGGCACGGAAGTTTCCTTCAAGCCCGATACCATCTGCCTGCACGGCGACACCAAGGAAGCGGTCGAAATGGCGGCGGCCGTCCGTAAGGCCCTTGAGGCGGCGGGGGTTGTCATTACGCCGCTGAAGGAGATATTGGCAAAATGA
- a CDS encoding conserved hypothetical protein (Evidence 4 : Homologs of previously reported genes of unknown function) — MTNTASQSLAHAPASEVRALIRAGKLCAPTTGMALGYAQANMIVLPKDWAYDFLLYAMRNPKPCPILDVTEVGDPEPKLVAPGADVRTDIPRYRIWENGVLVDEPTDVKSAWRDDLVAFLIGCSFSFENAMLNAGIGIRHIEENANVPMYLTSVPCVPAGRFSGNMVMSMRPIRPDQVVRAVTCTASMPAVHGAPMHVGDPSAIGVKDINKPEFGDPPTIREGEVPVFWACGVTPQAAVMQSKPPFAITHYPGYMFITDKRDCDYSIF, encoded by the coding sequence ATGACGAATACCGCAAGCCAATCATTGGCCCACGCGCCCGCGTCCGAGGTGCGGGCGCTGATACGCGCGGGCAAGCTCTGCGCGCCGACCACCGGGATGGCGCTCGGCTACGCCCAGGCCAACATGATCGTTCTGCCCAAGGATTGGGCCTACGATTTTCTGCTGTACGCCATGCGGAACCCGAAACCCTGCCCGATTCTGGACGTGACCGAGGTGGGCGACCCGGAGCCGAAGCTCGTCGCGCCGGGAGCGGACGTGCGCACGGACATTCCCCGCTACAGGATATGGGAAAACGGCGTGCTTGTGGATGAGCCGACCGACGTCAAAAGCGCCTGGCGCGACGACCTCGTGGCCTTCCTGATCGGGTGCTCCTTTTCCTTCGAGAACGCGATGCTCAACGCGGGCATCGGCATCCGGCATATTGAGGAAAACGCCAACGTGCCCATGTATCTCACCAGCGTGCCCTGCGTCCCGGCGGGCCGCTTTTCCGGCAACATGGTCATGAGCATGCGGCCCATCCGGCCGGACCAGGTCGTCCGCGCCGTGACGTGCACCGCCAGCATGCCCGCCGTGCACGGCGCGCCCATGCACGTGGGCGACCCCTCGGCCATCGGCGTCAAGGACATTAACAAACCGGAATTCGGCGACCCGCCGACCATCAGGGAGGGCGAGGTGCCGGTATTCTGGGCTTGCGGCGTAACGCCCCAGGCGGCGGTCATGCAGTCCAAGCCGCCGTTCGCCATAACCCATTACCCCGGCTATATGTTCATTACGGATAAACGCGACTGCGATT